A DNA window from Fusobacterium sp. contains the following coding sequences:
- the whiA gene encoding DNA-binding protein WhiA — protein MSYTFKVKQEILANEVTSEIEKTSELSGILLSKNALGKDKIELKLENLSLAKRVYKILKEITNLTIGIKYLTSRRLGEHNVYVITVQKQRGYRDFINKIDIPKDAVSDNEDILKGFIKGIFLACGYIKDPVKEYALDFFIDNEEAADKLYELLQEEGKKVFKTKKRNKPLVYLRNSEDIMDVMVMIGTIQAFFKYEETTMIKDLKNKTIREMNWEVANETKTLNTGNNQIKMINYIGKILGLNTLSPVLEEVAFLRLQNPESSLQEIAEMIGISKSGVRNRFRRIEEIYNNLLEEERE, from the coding sequence ATGTCTTATACCTTTAAAGTAAAGCAGGAGATATTGGCAAATGAGGTAACCAGCGAAATAGAAAAAACATCTGAATTATCTGGAATACTCCTTAGTAAGAATGCATTAGGAAAAGATAAAATAGAACTTAAGCTTGAAAATCTTTCATTAGCAAAAAGAGTATATAAGATACTTAAAGAAATAACCAATCTTACTATTGGAATAAAGTATCTTACAAGTCGGAGACTTGGAGAACATAATGTATATGTTATAACTGTGCAGAAACAAAGAGGATACAGAGATTTTATAAATAAAATAGACATACCTAAAGATGCTGTATCAGATAATGAAGATATACTTAAAGGATTTATAAAAGGAATATTTTTAGCATGTGGGTATATTAAAGACCCTGTGAAAGAGTACGCTTTAGATTTTTTTATTGACAATGAAGAAGCTGCTGACAAGCTTTATGAATTGCTTCAAGAAGAAGGAAAAAAAGTATTTAAAACTAAAAAAAGGAATAAACCTTTGGTGTATCTTAGAAATTCAGAAGATATAATGGATGTAATGGTAATGATTGGTACTATACAGGCTTTTTTCAAATATGAAGAAACTACTATGATAAAAGATTTAAAAAATAAAACTATCAGAGAGATGAACTGGGAAGTAGCCAATGAAACAAAAACATTAAATACTGGAAATAATCAAATAAAAATGATAAATTATATAGGAAAAATACTTGGTTTGAATACCCTAAGTCCTGTGTTGGAAGAAGTAGCATTTTTAAGATTACAAAATCCTGAAAGCTCTCTTCAAGAAATAGCTGAAATGATTGGTATATCAAAATCAGGAGTAAGAAATAGATTCAGAAGAATTGAAGAAATTTACAACAATCTTTTAGAGGAAGAAAGAGAATAG